GAGGTCGCTCAAGGTGCGCTTAGGATGATAGACGACGGAGCTATGGATGGAGTAGACAACATATTCGGAATGCATCTTTGGAGCGGTTTGCCCACGGGAAAGGTATCCGTCGAAGCTGGGCCAAGAATGGCCGCTGTGGATGTCTTTGATATTACCGTCCAGGGCAAAGGTGGGCACGGATCTGCGCCCCATGAAGGAGTTGACGCCGTCGTAGTGGCTTCAAACATAGTAATGGCCCTCCAAACAATCGTCAGCAGGGAGTTTACGCCACTTGAGCCTCTAGTTGTAACGGTGGGTAAACTTGTCGCCGGCACTCGATTTAACGTCCTAGCCTCCGAGGCAAAACTCGAGGGAACAAACAGGTACTTCAATCCCAAGACCAAGGATGTTTTGCCCCAAGCCATAGAAAGGATAGCCAAGCAGGTTGCTGCAGGATATAGGGCTGAAGCATATGTAAATTATAAATTTGCCACTTCCCCCGTGATCAACGACCCCGAAAGTTCATCTCTGGCAGCCAAAGCCGCTGAAAAAATTGTTGGCAGGGACGGTTTGGTAGAATATGAAAAGGTCATGGGCGGAGAAGATTTCGCAGAATATCTTAAATTAGCCCCGGGCGTATTTGCCCTTGTGGGAATCGGCAACGAGAAAAAAGGTACAAATTACCCTCATCACAATCCCAACTTCGATTTGGACGAAGATGTCCTGGAGATCGGTGTAGCACTTTATCTTCAATATGCCCTTGACTATTTAAATCAAAACTGAAGGAGATGAAAAAATGCTTGAGACAAATCTTGAGAGAATCAAAGACCATATTGAAACGCTAAATACATTTAACTCAACACCCGGAAAAGGCTGTACAAGGTTGTCCTTTTCGCCCGAACACAAAAAGGCAATAGATTATTTGGCAGAGAGGTGCAAATCCCTTGGGCTGGAGGTTTCAATCGACCCCATAGGCAATTTCAGGGCTAAATTAAAGGGCAGGGAGCCCGACCTTCCTCCCGTGATGTTCGGTTCTCATATTGATACGGTTTTGTATGGCGGAAAATTCGATGGAGCGGCGGGAGTTGTGGCAGCCTTGGAAGCTTTGACGGTGATAAAAGAACATAAGGTGCAGCCCAAACATTCGCTCGAGATGATAGCCCTTGTTGAGGAGGAGGGCTCTTCCTTTGGCGGCGGCCTCGTGGGAAGCAAGGCTTTGGTCGGAAAATACACGCTTGAAGACTTAAAGAAGCTTAAAAACGACGAGGGCCTCTCTTTCTACGAAGCAGCCAAAAGGTTCGGCCTAAATCCAGATGAACTTGAAAGATACGTCTTGCGCAAGGGCGACCTGAAGGCATTGCTCGAACTTCACATCGAACAGGGCAAAATCCTTTATTCAAAATCTATTCCCATTGGCGTTGTGGAAGCCATTGTAGGCATAAAACAGCTTTCCCTAACCCTTGAGGGAATGGCTAACCACGCAGGGACAACGCCAATGAACATGAGGCATGACGCACTGGTGGGAGCCAGTAAGATAATTACATTTATTGAACATTGCGCCAAAGAAGATGTCTTTGATACGACCGTTGCCACCGTAGGCAAGATATGGTGCTTCCCCAACGTAACCAACGTAATACCAGGCAAGGTAACTTTCACCGTCGATATACGGGATATAAAAAAAGAAGGCATTGAAAGGATAGAACAGCTGCTCGGGGAAAAGGTCAGACAAGTATCACAAGAGCATGGATTAAATTACTCCATAGACCTGGTAGGAGAATCCGATTCGGTCAAACTTTCTGACAAGGTGATCTCAGCCATTCAAAATGCCGCTGAAAAGCTCGGCATTAAGTACCTGAGAATGCACAGTGGAGCTGGACACGACTCGGCACTCTTTACAGAAGTAACCGACGTGGGCATGATATTCGTTCAGAGCATAGAAGGCATAAGTCACGCACCTGAAGAGGACACCAAATACGACGATTTGAAGCGCGGATGCGATGTTTTGGTCAATGCCCTTTTGGATATAGCCCAATAAATAATCATATGTATTAACACAGCCCCGAAATTACGTTAATATTAATGACAACATCTTAAAGTGGGGCGTTGATCGAAAAATGCATGAAGATGTGAGCAAGATTTTACGTACGATACCATCTATGGACAAGTTACTGGTCTTGGAGTGGGTTGAAGGATTTTGCACACTCTTAGGACGCAAAACAACTAAATTAATTATCGAAGGAGTGCTCGAAAATTACAGAAACGAGGTGCTCCGCGGAAATGTAAGAGACGTAAACCTCAAATTCTTGTACGATGAGATCCGAAAGGCTTTAGACAAAGCTTCACGACACAATTTGACGCCCGTAGTGAATGCTACGGGCGTCATAGTGCACACAAACCTTGGAAGGTCCTGCCTCGCCGATGACGTAGCATCCGACGTGCGACTTATATCAAGTCGCTACAGCAATCTGGAGTACGATCTTGAAAGGGGCAAAAGAGGACACAGATATGATCACGTAGAATGGATTTTGTGCCAACTCACAGGCGCCGAGGCAGCTTTAGTTGTGAACAACAACGCAGCTGCGGTTCTTTTATGCTTAACAGCTCTTGCCGGCGATGGGGAAGCGATAATATCCAGGGGAGAGCTGATTGAAATAGGAGAATCCTTTAGAATACCCGACATCATGTCCTTTTCCGGAGCCAAGATGATCGAAGTGGGCACCACAAACAGGACTCACCTTTACGACTACGAGAGGGCCATAAACGAAAACACCCGCATCGTATTAAAGGTCCACCCCTCCAATTACAGGATAGTTGGCTTCCATTCAGAGGTGGGAAGAAGGGAGCTGACTGAGTTGGCTCATTCCAGAGGACTGTTGGTCATGGAAGACTTAGGAAGCGGATTTTTGGTGGACCTTTCAGCCTATGGCCTGAAAGGCGAACCGACGATAGGTCAATGCATAGAAGAAGGCGTAGATATCGTGACCTTTTCGGGCGACAAATTGCTCGGCGGACCGCAGATCGGGGGCATTGTAGGAAAGAAAGATCTCATATCAAAGCTCAAAAAACATCCATTGCTTCGCGCTCTGAGGGTAGACAAGATGACCTTGGCCGCATTGGAATCCACCTTGAGGATATATCTAAGGGAGGATTATGCAAAGATCCCAACATTAGCCATGATAATGACGGACCTTGAGAGATTAAAGGCCAAAGCAGAGAATTTAGCTAATTTGTTTCGAGGCATCTTTTCAAAAGACGACGGTTGGGAGGTTGAGGTCATCGAAGTTAAGGACTTGGTAGGTGGAGGGGCCTTCCCTGACGACGAATTAAGGGGTTTCGGAGTGGCGATAACACCTCCTGATACTATCGGCCCTTCTAAGTTCGCGGCCCTTCTTAGACAACTGGATACTCCCGTGGTAGCAAACGTGGACCAGGAAAGGATCATCTTTCACGTTCGCACGATGGGAGATGGCGAGGATGCTCTTGTCTCTTCAGAGATCGAAGGACGCTTAAAAGAGCTTCTATTGTGGGGGATGTGGGGGAATCCGCAATGACCGCACCTGTTGAGACGACAATAGTTTTCGGCACGGCAGGACATATAGATCACGGGAAAACCACTTTAATAAAGGCTTTATCAGGGGTGGACTGCGATCGGCTTAGGGAGGAAAAAAGGCGCGGCATCACGATAGAGCTCGGATTTGCTCCTTTAACGCTGCCGAGCGGTCGAATTGTAAGCGTCGTCGACGTCCCGGGGCACGAACGCTTCATCAGACAGATGGTGGCCGGCGCCACTGGAATTGATGCTGTTATTTTGGTCGTCGCCGCCGATGAAGGGGTAATGCCCCAATCCAGGGAACATCTGGAGATTCTGTCTTTGCTTGGCGTTAAAGAGGGATTGATCGCCATAACCAAGGCGGATCTTGTGGATGAAGAGATGCTCGAGCTTGTAAAATCGGACGTAGAGGATTTGGTCAAGGGCACCTTCCTTGAGGGGAAACCAATGGTTTGCGTTTCTTCAACGAAGGGGACGAATTTAGACAGGCTCCTCGAAGTCATCGACGGGACGGTAGATCGAATTAAACCGCGCGACACAGATGGCCCCTTTTTCATGCCTATCGATAGGAGCTTTCCTATAGCAGGTTTTGGCACCGTAGTAACGGGAACGGTATATAAGGGAAAAACTCAAATAGGAGATACGCTTGACGTGCTTCCTCTGGGTAAGAATTCCAAGGTTCGTTCAATTCAGGTACACGGCAAAGCAGTCCAGGAAGCATTAGCGGGACAGAGATCGGCCCTAAACCTGCCCAACATCAAATCAACAGAGCTTGAAAGGGGAGATGTGGCCTGTTCAAGCGGTCTGTTTAAAACCACACAGTGCCTTGACGTCAAATTAACCCTGCTTGCCTCTACGCCGGAACCGCTAAAGCACTGGCAACAGGTACATCTTCATATAGGAACTTCCGAAACAATGGCTAGAGTAGCGCTTCTGAAGGATACCAAGCTTTTGCCCAACGATGAGGCCTTTGGGCAGCTGGTCTTGAAGGAGCCGATAGTTGTTCACATGGGACAACGATTTATCATCCGGGCACATACACCTCTTAGGACGATTGGAGGAGGCGAAATTCTCTTCCCTTACGATAAAAAACCGAGGGGAGGAAAGGCAAGAACAGAACTTTTGGCTTTTTTAGACAAGTTAGCCCAAGCAAAAGATCCTGCAGAACGATTTGCAGTAATTTTAGAAAGGATTGGCCTTCTTTCCTTCAACGAAGCGATCATCTTGAGCCAGTTAACGCCCGAACAATTAAAGCTCACTTTAAACAAGGCGAGGGGTTTGGGAATAATCTTTATAGAATCGGGAGAACAACCTCTTTTAATGTCTCTCCCATATTACAAGGG
The window above is part of the Acetomicrobium thermoterrenum DSM 13490 genome. Proteins encoded here:
- the selA gene encoding L-seryl-tRNA(Sec) selenium transferase — encoded protein: MHEDVSKILRTIPSMDKLLVLEWVEGFCTLLGRKTTKLIIEGVLENYRNEVLRGNVRDVNLKFLYDEIRKALDKASRHNLTPVVNATGVIVHTNLGRSCLADDVASDVRLISSRYSNLEYDLERGKRGHRYDHVEWILCQLTGAEAALVVNNNAAAVLLCLTALAGDGEAIISRGELIEIGESFRIPDIMSFSGAKMIEVGTTNRTHLYDYERAINENTRIVLKVHPSNYRIVGFHSEVGRRELTELAHSRGLLVMEDLGSGFLVDLSAYGLKGEPTIGQCIEEGVDIVTFSGDKLLGGPQIGGIVGKKDLISKLKKHPLLRALRVDKMTLAALESTLRIYLREDYAKIPTLAMIMTDLERLKAKAENLANLFRGIFSKDDGWEVEVIEVKDLVGGGAFPDDELRGFGVAITPPDTIGPSKFAALLRQLDTPVVANVDQERIIFHVRTMGDGEDALVSSEIEGRLKELLLWGMWGNPQ
- the selB gene encoding selenocysteine-specific translation elongation factor, whose translation is MTAPVETTIVFGTAGHIDHGKTTLIKALSGVDCDRLREEKRRGITIELGFAPLTLPSGRIVSVVDVPGHERFIRQMVAGATGIDAVILVVAADEGVMPQSREHLEILSLLGVKEGLIAITKADLVDEEMLELVKSDVEDLVKGTFLEGKPMVCVSSTKGTNLDRLLEVIDGTVDRIKPRDTDGPFFMPIDRSFPIAGFGTVVTGTVYKGKTQIGDTLDVLPLGKNSKVRSIQVHGKAVQEALAGQRSALNLPNIKSTELERGDVACSSGLFKTTQCLDVKLTLLASTPEPLKHWQQVHLHIGTSETMARVALLKDTKLLPNDEAFGQLVLKEPIVVHMGQRFIIRAHTPLRTIGGGEILFPYDKKPRGGKARTELLAFLDKLAQAKDPAERFAVILERIGLLSFNEAIILSQLTPEQLKLTLNKARGLGIIFIESGEQPLLMSLPYYKGLTRSLQDILNRFHEKNSHLAGMKASDLIAALEISLTKRQSQELLRLFVNRGLIETDGEIVRLPGASPVLDEGILKDKDKLLSYCENKGFQFSSVEEAIKELNWDKDRMNKTLDVAKQQGEIRIIGGEFLLSKRIEEKALDILRTLPEITIASMRDTTNVSRKYILPLLEDFDARGITRRIGDKRVLLKKT
- a CDS encoding M20 family metallopeptidase, which translates into the protein MDIKKLAAEVKDYVIELRREFHMYPEKSGEEIRTSRRVKEELDKMGILNINAGGTGIIATIKGEKPGKTVALRADMDALEVSEKNNKPYKSKNEGLMHACGHDGHTAMLLGVAKILSEIKSELPGTVKLIFQPAEEVAQGALRMIDDGAMDGVDNIFGMHLWSGLPTGKVSVEAGPRMAAVDVFDITVQGKGGHGSAPHEGVDAVVVASNIVMALQTIVSREFTPLEPLVVTVGKLVAGTRFNVLASEAKLEGTNRYFNPKTKDVLPQAIERIAKQVAAGYRAEAYVNYKFATSPVINDPESSSLAAKAAEKIVGRDGLVEYEKVMGGEDFAEYLKLAPGVFALVGIGNEKKGTNYPHHNPNFDLDEDVLEIGVALYLQYALDYLNQN
- a CDS encoding Zn-dependent hydrolase yields the protein MLETNLERIKDHIETLNTFNSTPGKGCTRLSFSPEHKKAIDYLAERCKSLGLEVSIDPIGNFRAKLKGREPDLPPVMFGSHIDTVLYGGKFDGAAGVVAALEALTVIKEHKVQPKHSLEMIALVEEEGSSFGGGLVGSKALVGKYTLEDLKKLKNDEGLSFYEAAKRFGLNPDELERYVLRKGDLKALLELHIEQGKILYSKSIPIGVVEAIVGIKQLSLTLEGMANHAGTTPMNMRHDALVGASKIITFIEHCAKEDVFDTTVATVGKIWCFPNVTNVIPGKVTFTVDIRDIKKEGIERIEQLLGEKVRQVSQEHGLNYSIDLVGESDSVKLSDKVISAIQNAAEKLGIKYLRMHSGAGHDSALFTEVTDVGMIFVQSIEGISHAPEEDTKYDDLKRGCDVLVNALLDIAQ